DNA sequence from the Oncorhynchus gorbuscha isolate QuinsamMale2020 ecotype Even-year unplaced genomic scaffold, OgorEven_v1.0 Un_scaffold_2778, whole genome shotgun sequence genome:
tcctgtagggtcttaatacCGATCCTGTAAGGTTATAGTCTTAATAGTGATCCTGTAAGGTTATATCACTCCTATTGGCCATGACAACGTCATCCGGtaatagtgccttcagaaagactTCACGTTGTTACAACCTGATtacattgagattttgtgtcactgatctacatactgtaccccataatgtcacagtGGAATTGTTTACAAAGGAATTAAAAATGGAAAACTGGTTACggtaagcctaaataagttcatgaGTAAAatcacaagttgcatggactgtgtgtgcaataatagtgtttaatatgaTTTTTGAATAACGACCCCACACACAGttaactgtaaggtccctcagtcgagcagtgaatttcaagcacaggtTTACCAATggttcacaaagaagggcacctattggtagatgggttaaaaaaaagaagcagacattgaatatacctttgagcattgtgaagttatgaattacactttggatggtgtatcaatacacccagtcactacaaagatacaggcgcccttcctaactcagttgccggagaggaaggaaaccgctcctccctctctcactcagtctctccttAAACTAAAGAGGCCAGGCCTTTCACAGTGATACTCATGACTAGAGGAAGGTATCCAGGCTGGTCCTTCATCTCTGTCCTCagtgtgtcctcctctctcttcagtgTAACTTCAGAGTGACCAAAGAGACTCTCTGTCCTCTGATACACGTCCTCCTCAGTCAGAACAGCCAGACCTGCATCTCTCAGAGAGAGGGTCTCCCCACTCCCTGCTGCCACATGCTGCACCTGGAGGACAAGCAGCACAGGAATATGATCAGATACTGCAATGTCATGTCTGTAAGATGCAATGACAATTTCAAAATGGAGAATGAAGTATTGTAATAACGGGGGGGGGGtgtttatatttgtcctgttacacACGTGTTGGTAATGGAAAGGTGTttgttgcatatcccaactccccctgggACACCCACAGGGAGTgaggtcacggccagggtcaccatatcccaactccccctgggACACCCACAGGGAGTGAGGTCACAGCcagggttactggcccaacgctctaactgcaaggctacctgccacccttaaTCTATTCCAAACAACTATTGAATTAATTGAACCTTTACTTAGCTTACCCAAGTGGTGAACAGGTCACACAGTACTATATTTTTGAAGAAGTATACAGACTTGTTTACCAGACAGTgtagtatttattttttaccccctttttctccccaatttcgtggtatccaattgttagtagttactgtcttgtctcatcatcccgtacgggctcgggagagacgaaggtcgagtcatgcatcctctgaaacacaacccaaccaagtgcgcatccaacccggaagccagctgcaccaatatgtcggaggaaacaccgtacacctgcactgcgcccggcctgccacaggagtcgctagtgaaACAAGGATaaccctaccggccaaaccctccctaacccggacgacgctaggccaattgtgcatcgccccatggacctcccagtTGAGGccggtggcacagctagcgctgcgatgcagtgcctttgacgactgcgccacccgggaggcccatagATTGTTTGTAAGTGTACAGTATTTTTGAAGAAGTATACAGACTTGTTTTTACCAGGCTAAGTGTAACAAAAGGGGAAGTGTGAACTCACCAGGATCTGCAGGGCCTGTAAGACTGGAGGACTGCAACAGGATCCCAACACAGAGAGACCTTCATCTGTCATTCCTGAGAAATAAAGATTCACAGATGGTGTGAAACAGGAAGTGGTTTTCAGGGCATTGTGGGTTCTGAGAAAATAAAATGTTCATGAAGTGAGATGCCAGTTTTCCTGATAAATGCAGTGGCTGGAGACAATGAATTGAACTGGCACTTAATATTCAACTAATATTCACTGCTCAGTGTCTCACCATCCATGGCACTGACAATGAGATGAGTGGCATTGAGGAGGGTGGGTGTCTGGCTGGAATCACTGAGGGATGGTGTCTGGCTGGAATCACTGAGGGATGGTGTCTGGCTGGAATCACTGAGGGATGGTGTCTGGCTGGAATCACTGAGGGATGGTGTCTGGCTGGAATCACTGAGGGAGGGTTTCTGGCTGgaatcactgaggacagagtGTGTTGGGCTGGAGTCCGAATGCTCTAGAAGGTTCAGTATGGCCTGGACTGTCTGCATCTGAGACACTTCCTTAACCTCCCCCAGGTCAGCTGTCTTCCCTGTGCACATCTGGTCCAGCTGTGAGAAGAGACATTATTAGAAAGAATAGGTGAGATGTGTGGTTTGTTTTATCCTGCTAAACTTAGTTGAATGTActtgactgtaagtctctctggataagagtgtctggtaAATGACTCATATGTGAAGGTTTGAGACAGAAGATATTTAGGATACTATGGTAGATTATAATGATGACAGACCGAACGTAATGAGAAGTTAGTATGTTCAGCATTTTCAGAAAGCTGCTGATTCTTGCTAGTAATCCGCTCATAGACAATAACtgtaggactgtgtgtgtgtgtgtgtgtgtgtttgccctgtTTCTGTACGCCTCAACTCACCACACTCTCCAGcacactgactgtctctctgtcctccagggtTGTCTTGAGGAGCTGGAGCAGAGAGGAACGAGTGTCTGCTGGCAGGACAGACAGCAGCTGGAAATGACCCCTCAGTTTGTCCAGTTCTGTCAACACACAAACATCTTGCATCTAGCGGAAGTTTGACTCCACTGCCACCGTATCACAGAGATTTCACCAGGAAACTATCATATGTACCATTTATTCTGCAACCACAATGGGacaaatgtatgaattaatgtatTTAAATGAATTGTTAGAGGAAACCGTGATCTCTCCAAGGCAGTGCTATAACCTTTTACATGATCCTCCTGATCAGCTCTTCTGTTGATATTActgatgtatttatttatctaggcaagaaggtgaagaacaaatccttatttacaacAGGATACGCTAGACATTGGCCCTGTACACACATGTTGTATGTACAACGCATTTGGCACAACAAGGTTTTCTGGACCAAAATAATTAAACAAGCGTTGTGGACTGTGGAGCCACGGCACAATGATTGAGTAAACATTTATGTGCAGACAATTTATCACCAAAATAAGTTGTATCACAACAACCATTGTGTTAAATGTGTTGTAAATCAGTTCTACAACCTGAATGTGACGGGATCATTAAGAGTTTTACATAAAGAACAACATGTAACATTCCATTCAGTATAATGGACCAGGAAcgtcttctaccactggaccaGGGACGTCTTCCACCACTGGACCAGGGAcgtcttctaccactggaccagggacgtcttctaccactggaccagggacgtcttctaccactagaccagggacgtcttctaccactagaccagggacgtcttctaccactggaccaGGAACGTCTTCCACCACTGGACCAGGAACGTCTTCCACCACTGGACCAGGGAcgtcttctaccactggaccaGGAACGTCTTCCACCACTGGACCAGGGACGGGAcgtcttctaccactggaccaGGGACGTCTTCTACCACTAACGtcttctaccactagaccagggacgtcTTCCACCACTAAACCAGGTACGCCttccaccactagaccagggacgccttccaccactagaccagggacgccttccaccactagaccagggacgccttctaccactagaccaaggacgccttccaccactagaccagggacgccttccaccactagaccagggacgccttccaccactagaccagggacgccttccaccactagaccagggacgccttccaccactagaccagggacgccttccaccactagaccagggacgtcttctaccactagaccagggacgtcttctaccactagaccagggacgtcttccaccactagaccagggacgccttCTACCACTAACGtcttctaccactagaccagggacgttttctaccactagaccagggacgtcttctaccactagaccagggacgtcttccaccactagaccagggacgtcttctaccactagaccagggacgtcttctaccactagaccagggacgtcttctaccactagaccagggacgtcttctaccactagaccagggacgtcttccaccactagaccagggacgccttccaccactagaccagggacgccttccaccactagaccagggacgccttccaccactagaccagggacatcttctaccactagaccagggacgccttccaccactagaccagggacgtcttccaccactagaccagggacgccttCTACCACTAACGCCTTGCACCACTGGACCAGGGACGCCTTGCACCACTGGACCAGGGACGCCTTGCACCACTAACGtcttctaccactagaccagggacgtcttctaccactagaccagggacgtcttctaccactagaccagggacgccttccaccactagaccagggacgccttCTACCACTAACGtcttctaccactagaccagggacgttttctaccactagaccagggacgtcttccaccactagaccagggacgtcttccaccactagaccagggacgccttCTACCACTAACGCCTTGCACCACTGGACCAGGGACGCCTTGCACCACTGGACCAGGGACGCCTTGCACCACTGGACCAGGGACGCCTTgcaccactagaccagggacgggGAACTTTATGAACTCATCCTGAGGGGTCGCAGTTGCTCGCGGGTCTGCCAACCCACATCCAttcccacacatgcagtcagatTTTGCCCTAAGCAacaatgtttgcagtttttaatatgatgtGAGAGAGTGACTAACCAAATCAATGGGGGCgcttccacacctgcattgcttgctgtttggagttttaggctgggtttctgtacagcactttgatatatcagctgatgtcacaaagtttagacagctggctagactaatttagCAACCTAAAAAGGGTTGATCCACAACCaattgtgtattctactattctacctCTCAACAGTAAGtagagaccccgactgagttcccCTGACAGAAATCTAATGATAATA
Encoded proteins:
- the LOC124026571 gene encoding gasdermin-E-like; this translates as MSDTLGGFEVDGPVKKSLVGVSGARDDTPKKSCFQRELDKLRGHFQLLSVLPADTRSSLLQLLKTTLEDRETVSVLESVLDQMCTGKTADLGEVKEVSQMQTVQAILNLLEHSDSSPTHSVLSDSSQKPSLSDSSQTPSLSDSSQTPSLSDSSQTPSLSDSSQTPSLSDSSQTPTLLNATHLIVSAMDGMTDEGLSVLGSCCSPPVLQALQILVQHVAAGSGETLSLRDAGLAVLTEEDVYQRTESLFGHSEVTLKREEDTLRTEMKDQPGYLPLVMSITVKGLASLV